The genomic stretch agAAGAAATCTAAATGAATTTCAGATGTTCACCGCCACGAAGTGACGtagatatatttaataataataatcataataatcataaaagtAATAGTAGgctaaatatttttctgcttttttgcacttttaatttcttttgtAGGCTACATCcaataaaaagttgttttttattgtcaatcaTCGTATtacaaacattcaaaataaagaacaaacatgtactgaatttaaaaataaataataaataaaatgtggtcTGCTATGGGGTTAGAATAAATTTGAAATGTCtaagtaatcttttttttttttttgccgatTCACACTTAATGAGTTTTACGTTTTCagtaatttttaaatatatatatatttttttagatcagcgtctttaatatttttaaaagaggGCATTTTTTGGAGCCAAATCATTTAAtggataaaatgtttttctagtattttaattcaattaattatATAGTTTTCATCATCTGTAAATTTTGGAAATATCAAACTATCGACGAGAAATATAAACAGCCAAAACTGTCTCGATTTTCAAGTgcccttcagaataaaagcaggcGATGCAATTTACATATCTTAACCATTAATGTAGATGGCTGActgattttaattaaattactgTACAACTGTGCCAGTGAGCAGTATTTTTGACGTATAACTTGTGCAGTTTCGTGTCACATCTGTTTGGTTTGCGGCGACAACGCGTTTATTTTGAAGGATTGTGGACGGAAGTTTAAATGTTATCGCTGCTGGCGGGCGGAAAGACAGTTTGGGTGTGGAGGTAAACACTCGCCGTTAGGCTAATTTTTATCAAAAGTAGGGATATGTCTCGCTTGAAGAGAGCGCAGGCAGACTCTCTGGCGGGCTTCAGGACGGAGAAGACGGAGCCGGCCATCCCTTCTGGTCTGCTGAAGACAGCCAGGAAGAGCGGCCAGCTCAATCTGTCCGGCCGAGGACTGACCCAAGGTAACTCTACCTGTTAGTTTATGACACAATTCCACGCACACATGGAAATCATAACGCTTGGAGTGAATGCAAAACGAAAAGGACAATgagtcattaaaatgaattgGCCAGTGTTTATATAAAATGGCTAAAGACTCTATAGCTATATTCTATttgtaaaaaatgcaataaaggcagatttcacagctttttttcaTATGTAGACGACTTAAGACCAGGTCCAGATAGAAAACCACTGTACCTAGACTGCTTAAATCTGGACTAGTTTATTTCAGAGAGGCTCAAGGTTTGTTAAAACATTGTTTGTGATTTGTGAAAGCTATATTCtgtttgtaaaaatgtaataaagacaGATTTCATAGCTTTTTTCATCTGTAGACCACTATGAACCAGGTCCAGATAGAAAACTGATGTACCTAGACTTCTCAAAACTGGACTAGATTATCTCTAAGAGGCTCAAGATTTGTTAAAACATTGTTTGTGATTTGTGAAAGCTATATTCTATTTGTGAGAAATGCAATAAAGGcagatttcagtgttttttttatatgtagaCCACCGCAGATTTCACTGCCTTTCTCAATCTTTAAAATACAGCTTGTGCTTGTCTACGTGTGAAAAAGCAGTGATATTGTGATAGCagtaacattttcaaaaatagaataaagctTGTAGAAATCTGAAAGTGTGGCTCAGACAGCAGTAAGACTTTACCTAATGTCCAACATGCTTTTATAACAGCAAGCGGTAAAAATTGGACTTCAGCCTCGTCATAAAAAtgatgctttgtgtgtgtgtgtgtgtgtgtgtgtgtgtgtgtgtgtgtgtgtgtgtgtgtgtgtgtgtgtgtgtgtaaactcaTGAACACATGCCTCAGTCCCTCAGGAGGTGTATCGTCTGAACGTTGACACACCAGAGGAAGCCCAGCAGAATGTGTCCTTCGGAACATCAGACCGCTGGTGGGAACAGGCCGACCTCACCAAGTTGCTGCTCTCGTCCAATCAGCTCACACAGCTGTCTGATGACATCAGACTCCTACCTGCACTTACCACACTGGATGTAAGTATCACCTGAGTCAGTAACTCTCCCACTAAGTAATACACATTATATTATTTGCACCCAGCAGTAGGGCTGGGAGATATGCATGATATGCAgtcatatttaggctgaatatcgatatgaaatatatatcctgatatttttatcacaaagtgagcaAATGTTCTGTCAGTTTAATATATgatatgtcacaagtagttttattgaaacagtttattcaagtgaacataaatactgtataacaacaggagtaccttttttttttttttaaatcaaagctccataaagtgcacatttaaataaaaaaatatcttaaataaaaagtagcctatgaaataaaataggccaatctttttctgaaataaatatatttatatgagaaaagaataacaaacatttacatttttttatatataactatatggATATAATATAGCTGTTGAcctcaaataaatatttattttgctcTGGCAGCTCCATGACAACCAGCTGAGCAGTTTACCCGGTGCTTTGGGAGAACTGCAGGAGCTCCAGCAACTGCGACTCAggtacccacacacacacacactgtagcctGCATTGTTCTACCAGATGTGTCGGTGAGTACAACCAAAAATCATTTTATCTTGACATGTTAACAATGTTTCTATGAATTCTAATGTCTTGAAACATTATTGAGTAGTTAAACTGCAAGATTCACTCGTCATGGCACCACAGAGAGCTATAGCgccaactatatatatatatatatatatatatatatatatatatatatatatatatatatatatatatatataagccttataaaatctcttttccaagagagacctggtcaagaaagcagcataaaaagagacaagtcacaacatttaaacacagttatcataaacaattaaatacaaacacagccatcacaacaacactgaaggagcctcagtagacaACTTATAAGGAAGGGAAGCcatttctttgtcctttaaaagcgacgtaactaaaagctttcttacctaactccgttctcactcttggcaccagcatctCTACGATATGTTGAGAGCGTAAACCATGTTGAATTTTGTTTCGACACATGTATGTACACAGGTATGAGGGGAGCAGCCCAAGAATGGATTTATAGAttaaaactaaccaatgagagataaaaactaaccaatgagactgCCTGCGAACATACAAAGACGGCATTTCAGCCGTGGCATACAGAGTACAATGATGTGTGCAATTTCCAAAGCCAGTAATGAAACGCagagcacaataataaacacagTCTAACTTCTTAACTGCTCTAAATATCTAGGCTTTAGCGGGACTAAATCCTGAACTCAATGctactgtgtgtttgttctccAGTCATAACAAGCTGACGGTGCTGCCAGTGGAGCTGTGCAGTCTGAAGAACCTCTGCAGCATCACGCTCCAGCAGAACCTGCTGCAGAGCCTGCCAGAGGACCTGGGACAGCTGGAGAAGCTGACTGAGCTGGtaactatcacacacacacacacacacacccaccacCAGGCTCTGTCTGCTGGGCTGCTTGGTTGCTTGCTTGGTTGATACAGGTGTCCTGTcctgtgattggttaaaagGACCTGTCCAACAACCATCTGAAAGAGCTGCCCTCCAGCCTGGGCCGCCTCACCTGTCTGCAGAAACTGATCCTGAGTCACAACCAGCTCAGCTGTCTGCCTGAAGGTCTGGGCCAGCTCAAAGGTAAGAGCCTCACTCTGCTGGCTTTATTTGTCTCAGATAGGGTTGGGAATAATGGATGATCTaataatggtcgttaagaatttggccattcacatggaatttttaaacaatctatgtattttttattgtaattttatctatgactgcgtatcagtatcactgaactgagccaaggagctgagaattaagttggataaagctaaaGTTTGcgaactgaaagttgcaataacaattataaaacacacagaaatacaagtggattaatttgagcaaaactagcttattgtatcaaaccttgctagcatgaattactgagcttaatttgatccaaaacttatttaaacacaaaacacacttaaatatgcagaCTACTGtcaaaactaacctcatgcctgtccgagggctaaaacataaaacattgaactccttgatgttattaTATTACTGTTTAATCTCACTGAGTTTAGTTTTACGATCCAtaggaagtctcttttcttcctttcaaattaaaagcgtctgttatcaaaacaggcttttgcatagtactgtatatatatatatatcttttattctgcccatgtatgcatgcagcgataaatcgattaattgatcgttatcgttatagatgctcgagttggcagctTATTTCCAAACGTCCATCCCTAGTCTCAGAAGTAGGAAGAACAATGCCTTCTAGCTTTAAATATTTCTATAATATATCCTGTTTTTATAGGCTCATATACTTTGTATTATCTGACTTTGTATAACTTACTAATTCTGTAAATAGTCATGTCATCACTGCTTTGTTGCTCTCATTTCTGTCATTATTccagtgtttttatgtttggagTCACGGAgtgtgtgcttgcatgtgtgtgatttgcagtgatggaagaagtattcagaactcttatgtaaaagtactaacaccacactgtgaaatggctccactacaagtaaaagtcctgcattcaaaacttactgaagtaaaagtacaaaagtatcagcatcaaaatgtacttaaagtatcaaaagtaaaagtactcattgtgcagaatggatatactcagattgttttatatattattaaatatattattgtattatagaggtgggggaaaaaatcaatacagcatagtgtcGCGATATTTTGTGAGGCAATaatatatcaattcatggccgccaagtatcgatatttagcgctCCGAGGGCCTgcattgttgctgttgttttttttccagaggctgtagcgggctcacttttaggaatatacagGAGcttactggtatcatatgaaactagaagatctaatgaaTCTAAAGTTGCCATATGTCAGGATATGTGTGTCCAGAAagtgttgaaataacgctgcaaacactgcaaaaaaacgaatgtgtccatttttatatatggaACGATAAgacgatatagtaattattgtgacaggcctagttgGAGTCTAACAGCTGTTTGACTCGATCTCACAGGTGTGAAGCTGATGGACTGCAGCAACAACCAGCTGACTGACATTCCTGCCAGCCTGTCACAGATGCTCTCTCTGGAGCAGCTCTACCTCAGACACAACAAGCTCCGCCTCCTCTCGAAGCTCCCTGCACCAGCACTTAAGGTAACCATAGCAACATGAGAGTTCCCCCAGGTGTAAAGCTCATTTTTTGGGCCGATGATGCTGACTGAGCtttctgtgtgttgttttttttgttgatacaTATGGAACAGGTACAGCAGCAAACTGAGTTTAGCCTTAagtgatgtgtatgtgtgtgtgtgtgtgtgtgtgtaggagttgTATGTTGGGAACAACCACATTGAGCATCTGGAGGCGGAGCAGCTGTCCTGCCTGACGGCCATCTCTCTTCTAGAGCTCCGAGACAACAAGATCAAAGTCCTGCCTGAACAGATCACCGTACTGAGCACGCTCACACGCCTCGACCTCACCAACAATGACATCACCACGTAGGTCACTGACATCATGACACCAGTTCGACGTTGAAATATCAAGTCGGTAACCAAGTAACCGCTAGGGTTGTGAACGATAAACTGATGCAACCGGATATttggtttaaccctttgatgcacaacttattgacaccccttctaatgcacaacatgagtcaaaaattacccacattcatttcccaggttatttaatgcttgttttgtgtttattttgatatcaacttattttatgattgaatattccaactattataaatatcttgtttctgataacaacagattattatttccgttttgcctctcatactttatgaagaaaaaagtttttgtattatt from Centropristis striata isolate RG_2023a ecotype Rhode Island chromosome 9, C.striata_1.0, whole genome shotgun sequence encodes the following:
- the lrrc40 gene encoding leucine-rich repeat-containing protein 40; this encodes MSRLKRAQADSLAGFRTEKTEPAIPSGLLKTARKSGQLNLSGRGLTQVPQEVYRLNVDTPEEAQQNVSFGTSDRWWEQADLTKLLLSSNQLTQLSDDIRLLPALTTLDLHDNQLSSLPGALGELQELQQLRLSHNKLTVLPVELCSLKNLCSITLQQNLLQSLPEDLGQLEKLTELDLSNNHLKELPSSLGRLTCLQKLILSHNQLSCLPEGLGQLKGVKLMDCSNNQLTDIPASLSQMLSLEQLYLRHNKLRLLSKLPAPALKELYVGNNHIEHLEAEQLSCLTAISLLELRDNKIKVLPEQITVLSTLTRLDLTNNDITTLPASLSLLPNLKVLLLEGNPLRGIRRDLLTKGTNELLKYLRGRIKEDPDRADEGPTAMTLPSQAAVNVHSIKTLKLLEYSEKQADQVPDAVFDSAADQSVTTVNFSKNQLTSIPARLVELQSSLSDINLGFNRLTCCSDVCKFLQLSHIDLRNNQLSDLPSEMNNLTKLRSITLIYNRFKSFPEVLYHIVSLETVLLGNNQVSAVDPHRLKQLVHLSTLDLSNNDLLNIPPELGLCSSLRCLSLEGNPFRTPRAAIMAKGTDSVLEYLRSRIPT